Proteins from one Bacteroides zhangwenhongii genomic window:
- a CDS encoding NUDIX hydrolase, with protein MKHPLAQFLYCPECGSSHFEVNNEKSKKCADCGFVYYFNPSAATVALILNEKNELLVCRRAKEPAKGTLDLPGGFIDMNETGEEGVAREVLEETGLKVKKAVYQFTLPNIYIYSGFPVHTLDMFFLCTVEDMSHFSAMDDVADSFFLPLSEIHPEDFGLDSIRRGLILFLAQYR; from the coding sequence ATGAAACATCCTCTTGCCCAGTTCCTATATTGCCCTGAATGTGGTTCCTCTCATTTTGAGGTCAACAACGAGAAATCTAAAAAATGTGCAGATTGCGGCTTTGTCTATTATTTCAATCCTTCTGCTGCTACAGTAGCACTCATCTTGAATGAGAAAAATGAACTGCTTGTCTGCCGACGTGCCAAAGAGCCAGCCAAAGGGACTCTCGACCTACCCGGCGGATTCATCGATATGAATGAAACAGGCGAAGAAGGTGTTGCCCGCGAAGTACTGGAAGAAACAGGGCTGAAAGTTAAAAAAGCCGTTTACCAGTTCACACTTCCCAATATTTATATTTATTCAGGTTTTCCTGTACACACACTCGATATGTTTTTCCTCTGCACTGTAGAAGACATGAGCCATTTCTCCGCCATGGATGATGTAGCAGATTCTTTCTTCCTACCTCTCTCCGAGATTCATCCGGAAGATTTCGGACTGGATTCTATCCGGCGAGGACTTATCTTGTTTCTAGCTCAATACCGCTAA
- a CDS encoding ATP-binding protein — protein MKFYDRKKEMAILYAAKEQSQTSACFTVMTGRRRIGKTALLLEAVKDTRFVYIFVARKSEVLLCAQYQPVIEETLGIRIYGEIREFAQLFELLMQHSQKENFTLIIDEFQEFLYINPSIVSDIQRIWDQYHATSRINFIVCGSVYSMMKRIFEDRKEPLYGRLTARISLHPFTTTVIKEILADHAPQFTSEDLLCLYLLTGGVAKYITLLMEAKAFNKNAMINYALSEGSPFLTEGKDMLISEFGKDYANYFSILSLIAEGKTTQREIDSIINKNTGSYLANLEDEYSLIKKVKPMFAKPNSRATRYCLQDNFLRFWFRFIFPNNAVLEMGKNHLLIKYVEKNYEQYSGLLLEKYFRERIAEEEEVTDVGNYWDKNGENEIDLIALNRFNKTALIGEVKRNSRKISIPALEKKGETLHKELNDYKITFKGFSLKDM, from the coding sequence ATGAAGTTCTACGACCGAAAGAAAGAAATGGCGATACTGTATGCAGCTAAAGAGCAATCACAAACGAGCGCTTGCTTTACTGTAATGACCGGACGCCGACGAATCGGAAAAACAGCTCTACTCTTAGAGGCTGTCAAAGACACCCGATTCGTATATATATTTGTAGCAAGAAAGAGTGAAGTCCTGCTTTGCGCACAATATCAACCTGTCATTGAGGAAACACTTGGCATTCGTATCTATGGAGAAATCAGAGAGTTCGCACAACTCTTTGAACTACTGATGCAACATTCCCAAAAGGAAAATTTCACATTAATCATTGACGAATTTCAAGAATTTCTCTATATCAATCCGTCTATCGTCAGCGACATACAACGTATCTGGGATCAATATCACGCAACTTCCAGAATCAATTTCATTGTATGCGGTTCCGTTTATTCAATGATGAAAAGAATATTCGAAGACCGCAAGGAGCCACTATACGGACGCCTTACCGCCCGAATTTCTCTGCATCCATTCACCACCACCGTCATCAAAGAGATTCTGGCAGACCATGCCCCTCAATTCACATCGGAAGATTTGCTTTGCCTGTATTTGCTGACAGGTGGAGTAGCCAAATACATCACCCTATTGATGGAAGCGAAAGCATTTAATAAAAATGCCATGATAAATTATGCGCTTTCCGAAGGCTCACCATTTCTGACAGAAGGCAAAGACATGTTGATTTCCGAGTTCGGGAAAGACTATGCCAATTATTTTTCTATCCTATCTCTCATTGCGGAAGGAAAAACAACACAACGAGAGATTGATTCCATCATCAATAAAAACACTGGTTCCTATTTAGCCAACCTTGAGGATGAATATTCATTAATCAAAAAAGTGAAGCCGATGTTCGCTAAACCTAATAGTCGTGCTACCCGTTATTGCCTGCAAGACAATTTTCTACGATTCTGGTTTCGCTTCATCTTCCCAAACAACGCAGTACTGGAAATGGGGAAAAACCATTTACTGATAAAATATGTAGAAAAGAACTACGAACAATACAGCGGCCTACTGTTAGAAAAATATTTCCGTGAACGTATCGCTGAAGAAGAAGAAGTTACCGACGTAGGTAACTATTGGGACAAAAACGGAGAAAATGAAATAGACCTGATTGCCCTCAACCGGTTTAACAAAACAGCACTTATCGGAGAAGTAAAAAGAAATTCGAGAAAAATAAGTATCCCGGCATTGGAAAAGAAAGGAGAAACTTTACATAAAGAATTAAATGATTATAAAATAACTTTCAAAGGATTCTCATTGAAAGATATGTAG
- a CDS encoding tetratricopeptide repeat protein, whose amino-acid sequence MKKEITRLICAAICCTPIIGFAQTSDKFTSTDNLYKEGKELFQEKNYAAALPALKAFVKQKPAASLLQDAEYMLASSAYELKDKNRIEILRKYLDRYPDTPYANRIYALLASCYFYEGKYDEALALFNSADLGLLGNEERDDCTYQLATCYLKTDNLREAAIWFETLRANSPKYAKDCDYSLSYIRYTQKRYNEALKGFLPLQDDSKYKALVPYYIAEIYAQLKNYDKAQIVAQNYLSVYPNNEHAAEMYRILGDAYYHFGQYHQAVEAFNNYLNKDHSAPRRDALYMLGLSYYQTKVYSKAAETLGKVTTANDALTQNAYLHMGLSYLQLAEKSKARMAFEQAAASSANMQIKEQAAYNYALCLHETSFSAFGESVTAFEKFLNEFPTSPYAEKVSSYLVEVYMNTRSYDAALKSIDRIAKPSAQILEAKQKILFQLGTQSFANANFEQALKYLNQSIAIGQYNRQTKADAYYWCGESYYRLNRMTEAARDFNAYLQLTTQPNNETYALANYNLGYIAFHRKDYSQASNYFQKYIRLEKGENTTALADAYNRVGDCYLHVRNFEEAKHYYSQAEQMNTPSGDYSFYQLALVSGLQKDYSGKITLLNRLVGKYPASPYAVNAIYEKGRSYVLMDNNNQAITSFKELMNKYPESPVSRKAAAEIGLLYYQKDDYNQAIEAYKQVIEKYPGSEEARMAMRDLKSIYVDLNRIDEFAALANAMPGHIRFDANEQDSLTYTAAEKIYMRGRLEEAKTSFNKYLQTFPEGAFSLNAHYYLCLIGSEQKNYDMILIHSGKLLEYPNNPFAEEALILRAEVQFNQQQTADALTSYKMLKEKATNVERRQLAETGVLRCAFLLRDDIETIHAATDLLAEAKLSPELRNEALYYRAKAYTKQKADKKAVDDLRELAKDTRNAYGAEAKYLVAQSLYDAKEYNAAEKELLNYIEQSTPHAYWLARSFVLLSDVYAAMGKNLDARQYLLSLQQNYQGNDDIATMIESRLSKLKVKN is encoded by the coding sequence ATGAAAAAAGAAATTACTAGACTCATTTGTGCGGCTATCTGCTGCACACCTATTATAGGATTTGCTCAGACAAGTGATAAGTTCACTTCGACCGACAACCTTTATAAAGAAGGGAAAGAACTTTTCCAGGAAAAAAATTATGCAGCCGCCCTGCCGGCACTGAAAGCATTTGTAAAACAAAAGCCAGCCGCCAGCCTTCTTCAAGACGCAGAATACATGCTGGCCAGTTCCGCTTATGAACTGAAAGACAAGAACCGGATCGAAATCCTGCGCAAGTATCTCGACCGCTATCCGGACACTCCTTACGCCAACCGTATTTATGCACTATTAGCCTCCTGCTATTTCTATGAAGGAAAATACGACGAAGCACTGGCACTCTTCAACTCTGCCGACCTCGGTCTACTGGGTAATGAGGAACGGGATGACTGCACTTACCAATTGGCTACCTGTTATCTAAAAACCGATAATCTGCGAGAAGCAGCAATTTGGTTTGAAACATTGCGCGCCAACAGTCCTAAATATGCCAAAGACTGTGATTATTCTCTCTCTTATATCCGCTATACGCAAAAACGCTATAACGAAGCACTGAAAGGTTTCCTACCGTTACAGGACGATTCGAAGTACAAGGCACTTGTCCCCTACTACATTGCCGAAATTTATGCACAGCTAAAAAATTATGATAAGGCACAGATTGTAGCTCAGAATTATTTATCAGTTTATCCAAATAACGAGCATGCCGCAGAGATGTATCGCATTCTGGGAGATGCCTACTATCACTTCGGACAATATCACCAAGCTGTAGAAGCATTCAACAATTACCTGAACAAAGATCATTCGGCTCCACGCCGCGATGCTCTTTATATGTTAGGGCTCTCCTACTATCAAACGAAAGTCTATTCCAAAGCAGCCGAAACATTAGGCAAGGTCACAACTGCCAATGATGCCCTTACTCAAAATGCATACCTCCACATGGGGCTCTCTTATCTGCAACTGGCAGAAAAAAGCAAAGCCCGCATGGCTTTCGAACAGGCAGCCGCCTCCAGTGCTAATATGCAAATCAAGGAACAGGCAGCCTACAATTACGCTCTTTGCCTGCATGAAACTTCCTTCTCCGCTTTCGGCGAATCCGTCACTGCCTTCGAGAAGTTCCTGAATGAATTCCCGACTTCTCCTTACGCTGAAAAAGTCAGCAGCTATTTGGTAGAAGTTTACATGAATACCCGCAGTTATGATGCAGCCCTGAAATCCATCGACCGGATAGCCAAGCCAAGTGCGCAAATATTGGAAGCCAAACAGAAAATATTGTTTCAGTTAGGTACACAGTCCTTCGCCAATGCCAACTTTGAACAAGCCTTGAAATACCTGAATCAATCCATAGCTATCGGACAATACAACCGTCAGACGAAAGCAGACGCGTATTATTGGTGCGGAGAATCCTACTATCGCCTCAACCGTATGACGGAAGCCGCACGTGACTTCAATGCATATCTGCAACTGACAACCCAACCCAACAACGAAACGTATGCACTTGCCAATTACAATTTAGGATACATCGCTTTTCACCGAAAAGATTATTCCCAGGCAAGTAACTACTTCCAAAAATATATCCGGCTGGAGAAAGGAGAAAATACAACCGCACTTGCCGATGCCTACAACCGTGTCGGCGACTGTTACCTACACGTACGCAATTTCGAAGAGGCCAAGCATTATTATTCACAAGCCGAACAAATGAATACTCCCTCCGGAGACTATTCTTTCTATCAATTGGCTCTTGTGTCCGGGCTACAGAAAGATTATTCCGGCAAAATCACCCTACTGAACCGCCTGGTAGGAAAATATCCGGCTTCTCCATACGCTGTGAATGCCATTTATGAAAAAGGACGGTCGTATGTGCTGATGGATAACAATAACCAGGCTATTACTTCCTTTAAAGAACTAATGAACAAATATCCGGAAAGCCCTGTCAGCAGAAAAGCCGCTGCAGAAATCGGTTTGCTGTATTATCAAAAGGATGATTACAACCAGGCAATCGAAGCCTATAAACAAGTTATCGAAAAATATCCGGGCAGTGAAGAAGCCCGGATGGCTATGCGCGATCTAAAATCGATCTATGTAGATCTCAACCGCATCGATGAATTTGCTGCTCTTGCCAATGCCATGCCGGGACATATCCGCTTCGATGCCAATGAGCAGGACTCTCTGACATATACTGCCGCAGAAAAAATCTATATGCGGGGACGACTGGAAGAAGCAAAAACAAGTTTCAACAAATACTTGCAGACTTTCCCGGAAGGAGCTTTCAGCTTGAACGCACATTACTATCTTTGCTTGATCGGAAGCGAACAGAAGAACTATGATATGATTCTTATCCATTCCGGAAAGCTATTGGAATACCCTAACAACCCATTTGCAGAAGAAGCTCTTATTCTTCGTGCCGAAGTACAGTTCAATCAGCAACAGACTGCAGACGCTTTGACCAGCTATAAAATGCTGAAAGAGAAAGCAACTAATGTGGAACGCCGCCAGCTTGCTGAAACCGGAGTACTTCGTTGCGCTTTTCTACTGAGAGACGACATCGAAACAATTCATGCCGCTACCGACTTGCTGGCAGAAGCCAAACTTAGTCCGGAGCTAAGAAACGAAGCCCTTTATTATCGCGCCAAAGCATATACCAAGCAGAAAGCCGATAAAAAAGCTGTGGATGATTTGCGTGAGTTAGCCAAAGATACACGTAATGCATATGGAGCTGAAGCCAAATATCTGGTGGCACAATCGCTTTACGATGCAAAAGAATACAACGCCGCCGAGAAAGAACTTCTCAACTACATAGAGCAAAGTACACCACACGCTTATTGGCTGGCACGCAGTTTTGTCCTTTTGTCCGATGTATATGCCGCCATGGGCAAAAACTTGGATGCACGCCAATACCTGTTGAGTCTGCAACAGAATTATCAAGGCAACGATGACATCGCAACTATGATCGAAAGCAGACTGAGCAAATTGAAAGTTAAAAATTGA